In Fusarium oxysporum f. sp. lycopersici 4287 chromosome 4, whole genome shotgun sequence, a genomic segment contains:
- a CDS encoding hypothetical protein (At least one base has a quality score < 10), translated as MAQAREPKGVKKSSTSTGETGKRRTPYALRACDACRRRKGKCDGRQPCRHCSSRNQNCSYSSSLENNSSSLESDDWHPTTTTAAPPAPAITDPIPATTNRDCTTSGTSCQTNQAAIVDMLSSLQEQLNSLASQVQYSSNQEQTNLPSPMTMIAATRPRDPNPNANPNTILIISHSYTESTTDDQSSTPKSSRTTASQHFYGPTCPDYALNVGQLKLRRNSCPGPPLQQKQLQLASIHEDDASDEADQNDGQNTQFSVSPRTIDKGDPAMLLTFRSIMGLQDATQLLYIYQEVVGELHPVVDIDALIMQTRSWYAEAGAGIWDVLASSTGAATYELLLILNLCLAIALRADGNPSSSNTETLLRDSFQDAVNAKLAAPANSIQHATIIFLKGWYDFFQEMPRSAWRMCGIAGRMLMELGLHNAEVFRHTVKTEAQRTEACTLISSIVILDRQWSYATGLPTHFQDKSFSSMSTSSVKNPYLKAMLSFILISDRFSEPISNAAKGEGYNDENSFELMSFQIEQWRKKAVGDYTVANCQTWHTDPSARPPTWTILLNLRAESVRSQLLKPFFFSELDIEITKNHVRSATDRVYDIIHVLHTLDVTTDIYRKQHPHYQHILACTAGLAFLLIAFIKQNRATMLPSLTPDLIESLGGSFSMCVTLTTKYTHRSRSARRLAKRLIEMRRNLLSLGILNPASPGSHEGLDNVTESIRRASLAQPVEDFQPYAEYSPPFNNGVVPGGFAVAGTVISDTDMQMGWEDSLRLQWPIGDVNHMFSESIF; from the exons ATGGCCCAGGCACGTGAACCCAAAGGCGTAAAGAAATCCAGCACTTCAACCGGAGAAACCGGAAAACGGAGGACACCATATGCTCTACGCGCATGCGACGCATGTAGAAGACGAAAGGGAAAATGCGACGGACGACAGCCATGCAGGCACTGCTCAAGCCGAAACCAAAATTGCAGTTACAGCAGCAGTCTTGAGAATAATAGCTCCAGTCTTGAGAGTGACGATTGGCACCCAACTACAACGACAGCAGCGCCTCCAGCGCCCGCCATTACTGACCCGATCCCTGCGACTACGAACCGTGATTGCACAACTTCAGGGACCTCATGTCAGACGAATCAAGCTGCGATTGTTGATATGCTCTCTAGTCTTCAGGAGCAATTAAATAGCTTGGCGTCGCAAGTGCAATACTCGAGTAACCAGGAACAAACGAATCTTCCATCGCCAATGACCATGATTGCTGCGACACGGCCCCGCGATCCTAATCCTAACGCAAATCCCAATACAATACTCATCATCAGTCACAGTTACACTGAATCCACCACCGATGATCAGAGCTCAACGCCAAAATCCTCACGAACAACCGCCTCTCAACATTTCTACGGCCCAACATGTCCAGACTACGCATTGAACGTGGGACAACTAAAACTCCGACGAAATAGTTGTCCAGGCCCACCACTTCAACAAAAGCAATTACAACTTGCCAGTATTCACGAAGACGACGCTTCCGACGAAGCAGATCAGAACGATGGGCAAAATACACAATTCTCCGTCTCACCGCGCACAATCGACAAAGGCGATCCAGCCATGCTTTTGACATTCCGCTCAATTATGGGGTTGCAAGACGCCACTCAGCTTTTGTACATTTATCAAGAAGTTGTCGGTGAACTTCATCCCgttgttgatatcgatgCGCTCATCATGCAGACGCGCTCGTGGTATGCTGAAGCTGGTGCTGGAATCTGGGATGTTCTGGCATCGAGCACTGGAGCTGCTACGTACGAGTTGTTATTGATATTGAACTTGTGCTTGGCTATTGCTTTGAGGGCTGATGGAAACCCTTCGAGCTCGAATACGGAGACTTTGTTGAGGGATAGTTTTCAGGATGCTGTAAATGCGAAGCTGGCCGCACCCGCTAATAGCATTCAGCATGCGACCATAATATTCCTCAAG GGCTGGTATGACTTCTTCCAAGAGATGCCCCGCTCAGCTTGGCGCATGTGCGGTATCGCAGGTCGCATGCTGATGGAACTTGGTCTCCATAACGCCGAAGTCTTCAGACATACAGTCAAGACAGAGGCTCAGCGCACAGAAGCTTGCACTCTCATCAGCAGTATCGTCATTCTTGATCGACAATGGAGCTACGCAACGGGTCTACCGACACACTTCCAAGACAAGAGCTTCAGCTCCATGTCAACATCGTCTGTCAAAAATCCATACCTCAAGGCCATGCTCTCTTTCATCCTAATAAGCGATCGCTTCAGCGAACCTATATCCAACGCCGCAAAAGGCGAAGGATATAACGATGAAAACTCATTTGAGCTGATGAGCTTTCAAATCGAGCAGTGGAGGAAGAAAGCTGTTGGTGATTACACCGTTGCAAACTGTCAGACATGGCATACAGATCCATCAGCGCGTCCGCCAACATGGACCATCCTACTAAATCTCCGAGCGGAATCCGTTCGGAGTCAACTCCTCAAaccattcttcttctcagagTTGGATATTGAGATTACAAAGAACCACGTTCGATCGGCAACTGATCGAGTTTACGATATCATTCATGTCTTGCACACGCTTGACGTGACTACTGATATTTACCGCAAACAGCATCCACATTACCAGCATATACTGGCATGCACCGCTGGTCTAGCATTTCTGCTCATCGCTTTCATAAAGCAAAACAGAGCAACGATGCTGCCAAGCCTAACCCCCGATCTCATCGAATCTCTCGGCGGCAGTTTCAGCATGTGCGTGACCCTCACAACAAAATATACCCACCGCTCGCGCTCCGCACGTCGTCTCGCCAAGCGCCTCATCGAAATGCGGCGTAACCTTCTCAGCCTGGGAATTCTAAACCCAGCGAGTCCAGGAAGTCACGAGGGTCTAGATAACGTCACAGAGTCAATCAGAAGAGCAAGCCTCGCACAGCCAGTTGAAGATTTCCAGCCTTATGCGGAGTACTCGCCGCCTTTTAATAACGGGGTCGTTCCGGGTGGATTTGCGGTGGCTGGGACGGTAATTTCGGATACGGATATGCAGATGGGCTGGGAGGATTCGCTAAGGTTGCAGTGGCCTATTGGGGATGTTAATCACATGTTTTCGGAGAGTATATTTTGA
- a CDS encoding carboxymethylenebutenolidase: MIKSASHVSEVVVGVVDRNLAPAPLPQAKPETVGEGITLLPPLSRRGHGPGLVILSPDSEKHLEIVEGVPSALLKWAEEGYAVVEIQAKAFKRDAGEVLSDALKSLRGCEQLEKDRKVGLIAYDPKLWNQVAGSVNNSGLVGAVIYANDADLATLEKSNIPILRHIAGRTAIIERGDGLTTYSYSSAKSHLMATPFQDDFDYWTESLSHTRNLTFLKPLTNGPYFDLEAIWDEHTYYEFADRSVEHTMSTMVDQPYVNHVPTLTGGIGRKSLTTFYRDNFIFQNSDDTELELISRTIGIDRVVDEFLYKFTHNKTIDWLLPGVPPTDKKMEVPFTAVVNIRGDRLYHEHIAWDQGTVLAQLGLIPQYLPFPYPVAGQKEGAKYEYRVPVTGIDTAAKMRDRNSVASNEMFSYKVREV, encoded by the exons ATGATCAAGAGCGCAAGTCACGTGAGCGAAGT TGTAGTTGGTGTAGTTGATCGGAACCTtgctcctgctcctcttcCCCAGGCCAAGCCTGAGACTGTTGGTGAGGGGATAACTCTTCTGCCTCCACTTTCGAGACGGGGTCATGGACCTGGTCTTGTTATTCTGAGTCCTGACTCGGAGAAGCATTTGGAGATTGTTGAGGGTGTTCCTTCTGCTCTTTTGAAGTGGGCTGAGGAGGGGtatgctgttgttgagatacAGGCTAAGGCGTTTAAGAGAGATGCGGGTGAGGTGTTGAGTGATGCTTTGAAATCTTTGAGGGGCTGTGAGCAATTGGAGAAGGATAGAAAAGTTGGACTTATCG CATATGACCCCAAGCTATGGAACCAGGTAGCTGGCTCAGTCAACAACTCTGGTCTAGTAGGCGCCGTGATCTACGCCAACGACGCAGATCTCGCAACCCTTGAAAAGTCCAATATTCCCATCCTGCGCCACATTGCAGGCCGCACAGCCATCATTGAGAGAGGTGATGGCCTCACAACATACTCATACTCCAGCGCAAAGTCTCATCTCATGGCAACTCCATTCCAAGATGACTTTGACTACTGGACTGAGTCTCTATCGCACACAAGAAACTTGACGTTTCTCAAGCCTCTTACTAATGGCCCGTactttgatcttgaggctATCTGGGATGAGCATACTTATTATGAGTTTGCGGACCGGTCGGTTGAGCATACAATGAGTACTATGGTTGATCAGCCATACGTTAATCACGTGCCTACT CTTACCGGTGGCATCGGTCGCAAGTCACTTACAACTTTCTACCGCGATAACTTCATCTTTCAAAATTCAGACGACACAGAACTTGAACTCATCAGCCGCACAATCGGTATTGACCGAGTAGTCGATGAGTTCCTCTACAAGTTCACACATAATAAGACAATTGACTGGCT ACTTCCCGGCGTTCCACCAACcgacaagaagatggaagtCCCCTTCACAGCAGTCGTAAACATCCGCGGCGATCGTCTCTACCATGAGCATATCGCGTGGGACCAGGGCACTGTTCTTGCACAATTGGGTTTGATACCGCAGTATCTTCCCTTCCCGTATCCTGTTGCAGGACAGAAGGAGGGTGCCAAGTATGAGTATCGTGTGCCGGTGACGGGTATTGATACAGCGGCGAAGATGAGGGATAGGAATTCGGTGGCTTCGAATGAGATGTTTAGTTACAAAGTTCGGGAGGTTTAG